Proteins found in one Silene latifolia isolate original U9 population unplaced genomic scaffold, ASM4854445v1 scaffold_20.1, whole genome shotgun sequence genomic segment:
- the LOC141638272 gene encoding uncharacterized protein LOC141638272: protein MVHKCMSEDLRAEVAIYLLQKSNDGKLPFGAIREAAARFGLSDKSISNMWKLAKKPWLVGDKLDVKSGRIGNKNRKRILPDIEHIKSLHSSKRNTIERVSKNCGVSVGTVQSWVNEGLLKHNSSPLHPKLSDLHKEQRLLHSLKSLVVRAQVQEFLDLNSIPFTEIIFDEMSNTIHMDEKWFFITSDNEFSRPIYGADGELIFDGKIGMFPFKHEVPAARNSINRPRGTMETKPIDSITKQVVKDCLINQVIPAIKSVWPDCLSKHIYIQQDNARPHIKNNDPDFMAAANSDGFHIELVFQPPNSPDLNCNDLGYFKALQSLQSSSAYKTVDELVNEVMQAFVDYSSTKLNNILLSLQAVMIEIMMRKGHNDFALPHMGKGHLAAIGMLPRNLVVNEELVRECIEYMQSLGKTEGLENLMEALGYNVEG, encoded by the exons ATGGTGCACAAGTGTATGTCGGAGGATTTGAGGGCTGAAGTTGCCATCTACCTTCTTCAAAAAAGTAATGATGGGAAGCTGCCATTTGGTGCTATCAGAGAGGCAGCAGCAAGGTTTGGGTTGAGTGATAAAAGCATCTCAAACATGTGGAAACTTGCAAAAAAACCCTGGTTAGTAGGGGATAAACTTGATGTCAAAAGTGGAAGAATAGGCAATAAAAATAGGAAAAGGATACTACCAGACATTGAGCATATCAAGTCACTACACAGTTCTAAAAGAAACACCATAGAGAGGGTTTCTAAAAACTGTGGAGTTTCAGTTGGAACAGTCCAATCATGGGTGAATGAAGGTTTACTTAAGCATAATTCAAGTCCATTACATCCCAAACTCAGTGACTTACACAAAGAACAAAGGCTACTGCATTCACTAAAGTCATTGGTGGTTAGAGCACAAGTGCAAGAATTTCTTGATCTAAATTCAATACCATTCACTGAAATAATATTTGATGAGATGAGCAACACTATCCACATGGATGAGAAGTGGTTTTTCATAACCTCAGACAATGAAT TTAGTAGGCCAATATATGGAGCAGATGGGGAGTTAATATTTGATGGTAAAATTGGCATGTTTCCATTTAAACATGAAGTACCAGCAGCAAGGAACAGCATAAACAGGCCAAGGGGGACAATGGAAACTAAGCCCATTGACTCAATCACAAAACAGGTTGTCAAAGATTGTCTAATTAATCAAGTTATACCAGCAATTAAGAGTGTGTGGCCAGACTGTTTAAGCAAGCATATTTACATTCAACAAGACAATGCAAGGCCACATATCAAGAATAACGACCCTGACTTTATGGCTGCTGCAAACTCAGATGGTTTTCACATTGAATTAGTTTTCCAACCCCCAAACTCTCCAGATTTAAACTGTAATGATCTTGGATATTTCAAGGCATTACAGTCATTGCAATCATCTAGTGCATACAAAACAGTTGATGAACTAGTTAATGAAGTTATGCAAGCATTCGTAGATTACAGTTCTACCAAACTCAATAacatattattatcattacaagCAGTCATGATTGAAATTATGATGCGTAAGGGGCATAATGATTTTGCACTCCCACACATGGGGAAGGGTCATCTAGCTGCTATTGGAATGTTACCAAGGAATTTAGTAGTCAATGAAGAGTTGGTAAGAGAATGCATTGAATATATGCAGTCATTAGGAAAGACAGAAGGACTTGAAAACCTAATGGAGGCACTAGGGTACAATGTTGAAGGTTAA